One segment of Parvularcula sp. IMCC14364 DNA contains the following:
- the parE gene encoding DNA topoisomerase IV subunit B: MFGGDEYTAKDIEVLEGLEPVRKRPGMYIGGTDEKALHHLFAEVLDNSMDEAVAGHASRIEVELHENGHLTVTDNGRGIPIDPHPKFKKKSALEVILTTLHAGGKFSNNAYATSGGLHGVGISVVNALSDDLTVEVARNRTLYRQTYAKGLPTSPLKKVGDAHNRRGTSVTFHPDPEIFGNKLAFKPARLLRMARSKAYLFGGVEIRWKCAPALIAKDDPTPPEETFKFVNGLKDYLASIVGTKPTVTDEIFAGKVEREGGHGTVEWAVVWGGAGFAMPGGQVADGFTNSYCNTIPTPEGGTHEQGLRSALTRGLKAYADMVGNKKASNITAEDVMGTSGAMLSVFISNPEFQGQTKDKLATNEAQKLTDTAIRAEFDHWLAGHRQQADSLLNWTLEQADLRIRRRKEKEVARASATRKLRLPGKLADCSQQAAENTEIFLVEGDSAGGSAKQARDRKTQAILPLRGKILNVASATRDKINANQEIQDITQALGAGMGANFDLENLRYEKVIIMTDADVDGAHIAALLITFFQRSMPELIREGRLYLAQPPLFKLSSGGKAVYATDEDHREKLIASEFKKGAKIDVSRFKGLGEMMPAQLKETTMNPATRILARVVIPEDKTDDVLDLVERLMGKKAEPRFIFIQENAEFVSEELDI, from the coding sequence ATGTTCGGCGGCGATGAATATACCGCCAAGGACATTGAAGTTCTTGAAGGTCTGGAGCCAGTGCGCAAACGCCCGGGCATGTATATTGGCGGCACAGACGAAAAAGCACTGCATCACCTCTTTGCAGAAGTGCTCGACAATTCCATGGACGAAGCCGTGGCAGGCCATGCCAGCCGCATTGAAGTCGAATTGCACGAGAACGGTCATCTGACCGTCACCGATAATGGACGCGGCATCCCGATTGATCCGCACCCGAAGTTCAAGAAAAAATCAGCGCTGGAAGTCATCCTCACCACGCTGCACGCAGGCGGCAAGTTCTCGAACAACGCCTATGCCACATCCGGTGGCCTGCATGGTGTCGGCATTTCGGTCGTCAATGCCCTGTCAGATGACCTGACCGTGGAAGTCGCGCGCAACCGCACCCTGTACCGCCAGACATATGCCAAGGGTCTGCCCACCTCCCCCCTGAAAAAAGTCGGTGACGCCCACAACCGGCGCGGCACTTCCGTCACGTTCCATCCGGACCCGGAGATATTTGGCAATAAACTGGCATTCAAACCAGCGCGCCTGTTGCGCATGGCCCGCTCCAAGGCCTATCTTTTTGGCGGTGTCGAAATCCGCTGGAAATGCGCGCCCGCCCTGATTGCAAAAGATGATCCGACCCCACCGGAAGAAACCTTCAAATTCGTCAATGGGCTGAAGGATTACCTTGCTTCCATTGTCGGCACAAAACCCACAGTGACAGACGAAATCTTCGCCGGCAAGGTCGAACGCGAAGGTGGACATGGCACGGTGGAATGGGCCGTTGTCTGGGGCGGCGCCGGTTTTGCCATGCCGGGCGGGCAAGTGGCAGACGGCTTCACCAATTCCTATTGTAACACGATCCCCACGCCGGAAGGTGGCACCCACGAACAGGGCCTGCGCTCGGCCCTCACCCGTGGCCTCAAGGCCTATGCGGATATGGTGGGCAACAAGAAAGCCTCGAACATCACCGCAGAAGATGTCATGGGCACATCCGGTGCCATGCTTTCCGTGTTCATCTCAAACCCGGAATTTCAGGGACAGACCAAAGACAAGCTTGCCACCAATGAAGCCCAGAAACTGACGGACACAGCCATACGGGCAGAATTTGACCACTGGCTCGCGGGGCATCGTCAGCAGGCAGACAGCCTGCTTAACTGGACACTCGAACAGGCAGATCTGCGTATCCGTCGCCGCAAGGAAAAGGAAGTCGCCAGAGCCTCCGCCACACGCAAATTGCGCCTGCCCGGCAAACTTGCTGACTGCTCACAACAGGCTGCCGAGAATACGGAGATCTTTCTCGTCGAGGGTGATTCCGCTGGCGGCTCCGCCAAGCAGGCGCGTGACCGGAAAACGCAGGCCATCCTGCCCCTGCGCGGCAAAATTCTCAATGTCGCCTCCGCCACGCGGGACAAGATCAACGCCAATCAGGAAATTCAGGACATCACGCAGGCGCTTGGCGCTGGCATGGGGGCCAATTTCGACCTTGAAAATCTGCGCTATGAAAAAGTTATCATCATGACCGATGCGGATGTTGACGGGGCGCATATCGCCGCCCTGCTCATCACTTTTTTCCAGCGCAGCATGCCGGAACTGATCCGTGAAGGCCGTCTTTATCTGGCGCAGCCTCCCCTGTTCAAGCTGTCTTCCGGCGGAAAGGCCGTTTACGCCACCGACGAAGACCACCGCGAGAAACTGATTGCTTCAGAGTTCAAGAAGGGTGCGAAGATTGATGTTTCCCGCTTCAAGGGTCTGGGGGAGATGATGCCCGCGCAGTTGAAAGAAACCACCATGAATCCGGCCACCCGCATCCTTGCCCGCGTGGTTATTCCCGAAGACAAGACCGACGACGTGCTCGATCTTGTGGAACGCCTGATGGGCAAAAAAGCCGAGCCCCGCTTCATCTTCATTCAGGAAAATGCAGAATTTGTGAGCGAGGAACTGGATATTTAA
- the glnA gene encoding type I glutamate--ammonia ligase: protein MSAEQVQKLIKEKDVKYVDLRFTDPRGKWQHVTFDLSMVDDDFFTDGQMFDGSSIAGWKAINESDMILMPDTETAVMDPFFAQPTLSLFCDILEPATGQPYNRDPRTTAKAAEAYLKASGIGDTAFFGPEAEFFVFDDVRWTTDQNGTGFAIDSGEGPYNSGTDYEGGNLAHRPGPKGGYFPVPPVDSAQDLRSEMLTVMTEMGLEPEKHHHEVAPSQHELGMKFSTLTTMADRMQMYKYIVHQVAAAYGKTATFMPKPVYNDNGSGMHVHQSIWNDGKPAFAGDRYADLSETCLHYIGGIIKHARAVNAFSNATTNSYKRLVPGFEAPIMLAYSARNRSASVRIPWVSSPKAKRLETRFPDASGNPYLIFSALLMAGLDGIENRIDPGEAMDKDLYDLPPEEVQGIPTVCGSLREALSALDEDRDFLKKGNVFNDDQIDAYIDLKMEEVIRYETTPHPVEFAMYYSV from the coding sequence ATGTCAGCCGAACAGGTTCAAAAACTAATCAAGGAAAAAGATGTCAAATATGTTGATCTGCGCTTCACCGACCCGCGCGGTAAATGGCAGCATGTCACATTTGACCTCTCAATGGTGGATGATGATTTCTTCACAGACGGCCAGATGTTTGACGGCTCCTCTATCGCCGGCTGGAAGGCCATCAACGAATCCGACATGATTTTGATGCCGGATACGGAAACGGCCGTTATGGATCCGTTTTTCGCGCAGCCGACCCTGTCCCTGTTCTGCGACATTCTGGAGCCTGCCACTGGCCAGCCCTATAACCGTGACCCCCGCACCACAGCCAAGGCTGCTGAAGCATATCTGAAAGCATCCGGCATTGGCGATACGGCCTTTTTTGGTCCGGAAGCAGAGTTTTTCGTATTTGACGATGTGCGCTGGACGACAGACCAGAATGGCACTGGCTTCGCAATTGATTCAGGCGAAGGCCCGTATAACTCCGGTACAGATTACGAAGGTGGCAACCTCGCTCACCGCCCTGGCCCGAAAGGGGGTTACTTCCCTGTACCGCCAGTAGATTCAGCACAGGATCTGCGCTCCGAAATGCTGACTGTCATGACGGAAATGGGGCTGGAGCCGGAGAAGCACCACCACGAGGTGGCTCCCTCGCAGCACGAGCTGGGCATGAAATTCTCTACCCTGACAACCATGGCCGACCGGATGCAGATGTATAAGTATATCGTGCACCAGGTCGCAGCCGCCTATGGCAAGACAGCAACGTTCATGCCCAAGCCAGTCTATAATGACAACGGCTCTGGTATGCACGTGCACCAGTCCATCTGGAATGATGGCAAGCCCGCTTTTGCCGGTGATCGGTATGCGGACCTCTCAGAGACCTGCCTGCATTACATTGGCGGGATCATCAAACACGCCCGTGCTGTCAACGCGTTCTCCAACGCGACCACAAACTCCTACAAGCGTCTTGTGCCAGGCTTTGAGGCGCCGATCATGCTGGCCTATTCCGCCCGCAACCGCTCCGCGTCCGTGCGTATTCCATGGGTTTCCTCACCAAAAGCCAAGCGCCTTGAGACACGCTTCCCGGATGCTTCCGGCAACCCGTATCTCATCTTCTCTGCCCTGCTCATGGCGGGCCTTGACGGCATTGAAAACCGGATTGATCCGGGCGAGGCCATGGACAAGGACCTCTATGACCTGCCGCCGGAAGAAGTTCAGGGTATCCCGACAGTCTGCGGCTCCCTGCGTGAAGCGCTGTCAGCTCTCGATGAGGACCGTGACTTCCTGAAAAAAGGCAACGTTTTCAATGATGACCAGATCGACGCCTATATCGACCTGAAAATGGAAGAAGTCATCCGGTACGAGACGACACCGCACCCGGTCGAATTCGCGATGTATTACAGCGTGTAA
- a CDS encoding P-II family nitrogen regulator: protein MKRIEAIIKPFKLDEVKEALQEAGLQGLTVYEARGFGRQKGHTELYRGAEYVVDFLPKVKVELIVDDSAVQAAVETIATAAKSGRIGDGKIFISPVEEAIRIRTGETGREAL from the coding sequence ATGAAAAGAATTGAAGCCATCATCAAACCGTTCAAGCTGGATGAAGTCAAGGAAGCCCTCCAGGAAGCAGGTTTGCAGGGCCTGACCGTCTATGAAGCACGCGGCTTCGGACGCCAGAAAGGTCACACCGAACTCTATCGCGGTGCGGAATATGTGGTTGATTTCCTGCCCAAAGTGAAAGTGGAATTGATCGTAGATGACAGTGCCGTTCAGGCAGCGGTCGAGACGATCGCAACAGCCGCCAAATCCGGCCGCATCGGTGATGGCAAGATCTTCATCTCCCCGGTAGAAGAAGCGATTCGCATCCGCACTGGCGAGACCGGCCGCGAAGCCCTGTAA
- a CDS encoding NAD(P)H-hydrate dehydratase: MFELLTTEQMARADQLTIADGTSGYALMQAAGQAVADFLRQRWSLRPVLVLCGPGNNGGDGYVIAQRLRAAGWPVHLASLTDTSLLKGDAALAEADWQGQVLTPAAIDWSVPQLIVDALFGAGLSRPLEGAGAEIVAQVNQLGLPVIAVDVPSGLDGNTGRVRGASIDALHTVTFFRAKPGHYLHPGKRLCGEVHIRNIGIPARTLTEIVPNTFLNEPDLWCKVFPKPDEKAHKYARGAAYVLCGGPFESGAARLGAMAALRSGAGIVKMLCPGAAMQVNACHLTEVMLQRADSAADISEILSDGRITSLLAGPGLGVGQITREKVLAALRHKERVVLDADALSSFQDDPEMLFSALRAEDVLTPHPGEFTRLFGDLLVETGDRLSAVRLAARRAGCVVLLKGDDTVIATPSGQTAINANGSPWLATAGSGDVLAGIIAGLVAQGMPSFEATCASVWLHAEAGHLSGPGTIAGDLVEGLPNVLGQL; encoded by the coding sequence ATGTTTGAACTGCTCACAACCGAACAGATGGCCCGTGCCGATCAACTGACCATTGCTGATGGAACCTCCGGCTACGCCCTGATGCAGGCGGCCGGGCAGGCGGTGGCGGACTTCCTGCGACAGCGCTGGAGCCTTCGTCCGGTGCTTGTGCTTTGTGGTCCCGGCAATAATGGTGGTGATGGTTACGTCATCGCACAGAGGTTGCGCGCGGCAGGGTGGCCAGTGCATCTCGCCTCACTAACAGACACCTCTTTACTGAAGGGCGACGCAGCGCTTGCCGAAGCTGACTGGCAGGGCCAGGTGCTGACCCCGGCGGCAATCGACTGGTCTGTGCCGCAGTTGATCGTGGATGCCCTGTTCGGTGCCGGTTTGAGCCGCCCGCTGGAGGGCGCTGGCGCAGAGATTGTCGCGCAGGTCAATCAGCTCGGCCTGCCGGTGATCGCCGTGGATGTGCCAAGCGGTCTCGACGGCAATACAGGCCGTGTAAGGGGTGCATCAATAGATGCTCTGCACACGGTAACATTTTTTCGCGCCAAGCCCGGGCATTATCTGCATCCGGGCAAGCGGCTTTGTGGTGAAGTTCATATCCGGAATATTGGAATTCCGGCACGCACCCTGACCGAGATTGTCCCGAACACTTTCCTGAATGAGCCGGACCTGTGGTGCAAAGTCTTTCCGAAGCCGGACGAAAAAGCACATAAATATGCCAGGGGCGCGGCTTATGTGCTCTGCGGTGGTCCGTTTGAAAGCGGCGCGGCCCGTCTTGGAGCCATGGCAGCTTTGCGCAGCGGGGCGGGGATCGTGAAGATGCTCTGCCCGGGGGCAGCCATGCAGGTGAATGCCTGCCACCTGACAGAAGTGATGCTGCAGCGTGCGGACAGTGCGGCAGATATCAGCGAGATCTTGTCTGACGGGCGCATCACGTCACTGCTTGCGGGACCAGGTCTGGGGGTCGGGCAGATAACGCGCGAGAAAGTGTTGGCAGCCCTCCGGCACAAGGAGCGCGTCGTCTTGGATGCAGATGCCCTCAGCAGTTTTCAGGATGATCCGGAGATGCTGTTTTCTGCTCTGCGGGCGGAGGATGTGTTAACCCCGCATCCGGGAGAATTTACCCGGTTGTTCGGCGATTTGCTGGTAGAAACCGGCGACCGTCTGTCCGCGGTCCGGCTGGCCGCAAGGCGCGCAGGCTGCGTTGTCTTGCTGAAAGGCGATGACACGGTTATTGCCACACCGTCAGGGCAGACCGCCATCAACGCCAATGGCTCACCATGGTTGGCAACGGCCGGATCAGGCGATGTATTGGCAGGCATCATCGCCGGGCTGGTAGCGCAAGGCATGCCGTCTTTTGAAGCAACCTGTGCATCTGTCTGGCTCCACGCGGAAGCAGGTCACCTCAGCGGCCCCGGCACGATCGCGGGAGATTTGGTAGAGGGGTTGCCGAACGTGTTGGGTCAGCTTTGA
- a CDS encoding YdbL family protein, whose protein sequence is MRISVKSTLVAAAAALALTGGLAMAQNNVIESAKDQCLIGEQSDGYLGVVDGKTISTETEREMRSVNNQRKTAYANIAEQRGITVQQVGQIAAANLIEKANTGECVEATDGWVRKP, encoded by the coding sequence ATGCGTATTTCTGTAAAATCAACCCTCGTCGCCGCAGCTGCGGCGCTCGCCCTCACCGGCGGTCTCGCCATGGCGCAGAACAACGTCATTGAAAGCGCCAAGGACCAGTGCCTGATTGGCGAACAGTCAGATGGCTATCTGGGTGTAGTGGATGGCAAGACAATCTCTACCGAGACAGAGCGCGAAATGCGCTCGGTCAACAATCAGCGCAAGACGGCCTATGCCAATATCGCCGAACAGCGCGGCATCACCGTGCAACAGGTCGGCCAGATTGCAGCTGCGAACCTGATCGAAAAAGCCAATACCGGCGAATGTGTCGAGGCAACCGACGGCTGGGTGCGCAAGCCATAA
- a CDS encoding YnbE family lipoprotein: MALSRLTDTKFRAPVALLAASALMAGCATVKLEAPDKPIEINLNVNITQELLIKVDKDVEDLISSNPDIF; encoded by the coding sequence ATGGCCCTGTCCAGACTGACTGACACAAAGTTTCGTGCGCCCGTTGCCCTGTTAGCGGCCAGCGCCCTGATGGCTGGCTGTGCAACCGTGAAGCTGGAAGCACCAGACAAGCCGATTGAGATCAACCTCAATGTCAACATTACCCAGGAACTGCTGATCAAGGTCGACAAGGATGTCGAAGACCTGATCTCCAGCAATCCTGACATTTTCTAA
- a CDS encoding YdbH domain-containing protein — translation MKRLLLIPVGIVLLVMLIVAGLYLWRLDIAEHYARQALEARGLTPAELTVSGLGRDGIIIENLSAGTDQAGKPLLTLTRARADWTIADLRARRIERVTLNGLSLRVTQTEDDVTIAGLPLAELRSGADGGDSTSFTLDQVTLSDINILLQSDFGEASLHLQAEYDRRVGGQATLSATSGVFRYGDTALKETALETSITMRPDRSFNGAAAAALSVENGGRVYPDLQATLSFSGTDFLSLAQDRDNTEARATFNLTAPAMPLDVFSPYKDYVIFAAGEMPVTSAVSARGLITLAGGIISLENINENYVSAQTDTGLDIVMSAPAGTIIGRWSDTRSWVNLDYGINGLKASPAGGHIDIAREGDGPIRVRTDFTTAEWKADTFTLIPGSASFSGEIDGPLVSGDVRISGGPSRLETNNMVLRNLPLSGDFSVEANLETRTAEVTVPRGCIELARPAATLRNGAFRFTNAAFCPPAAGPIVLTAALDETGALVARADGIITASTLNTKIGETTITGRPPRAVVSLDIKDRTATARAGLYGGSIDLNQLINLSAMNGRGRAVYQDGSISMSGDVNTVTLKDLRIPTAFSPLSFSGNFTVRDAQASFSGDLAIPGADSFSTLQGDYDLTARDGEARLNFGPLTLNPEGFQLTDVLPVLKGYVENAGGNISGNVQLRLAREGLQTGASVTLDGLTFNGPTRAVTRTGNLSLDAEFDGLLPLRTRGVQTAKIGLVDLDALKLENGDIRFSAPGDGTMQVLSAVWPWFGGTLSITEAVVPLDGSTISVPLTVSNIDIAQLLEFFGVNGLSGAGRLDGTLPVVIEGGSAKISNGTLRAITPGKIAYESVALQRAAENAGAGGKLAFEALRSFDFDQLVLTINGDLAGDVSLGLRLEGITDLEGITSQSIDDTGIHFNININAPLSGLIRQLNQQRQSKEAIFDDLVGEKGLELEFGDAERVKP, via the coding sequence CTGGCGCCTTGATATCGCAGAGCATTATGCCCGCCAGGCTCTGGAGGCACGTGGCCTGACCCCGGCAGAACTGACGGTTTCCGGCCTTGGACGGGATGGCATCATTATAGAGAACCTGTCTGCCGGTACGGACCAGGCCGGCAAGCCCCTCCTCACGCTGACACGCGCCCGCGCTGACTGGACCATCGCTGACCTGAGAGCGCGCAGGATTGAGCGCGTCACGCTGAACGGCCTGAGCCTGCGGGTCACGCAGACAGAAGATGATGTGACCATCGCCGGTCTGCCCCTTGCCGAATTGCGCAGCGGCGCCGATGGCGGTGACAGCACCAGCTTCACGCTCGATCAGGTCACGCTGTCGGATATCAACATTCTTCTGCAATCAGACTTCGGTGAGGCCAGTCTGCACCTGCAGGCCGAATATGACCGGCGTGTTGGCGGACAGGCAACACTATCCGCCACCTCAGGGGTTTTCCGGTATGGTGACACAGCGCTGAAAGAGACAGCGCTTGAAACCAGCATCACCATGCGCCCGGATCGCAGCTTCAACGGTGCCGCCGCCGCTGCGCTTTCGGTTGAAAATGGTGGCCGGGTCTATCCTGACCTGCAGGCGACCCTCTCCTTTTCCGGGACAGATTTCCTCTCTCTCGCGCAGGATCGCGATAACACCGAGGCACGGGCAACCTTCAACCTCACAGCACCTGCCATGCCACTCGATGTTTTTTCTCCCTATAAAGATTATGTGATCTTTGCCGCAGGAGAAATGCCCGTCACCAGTGCCGTTTCTGCCCGCGGCCTCATCACGCTGGCGGGCGGGATCATCAGCCTTGAAAACATCAATGAGAACTATGTCTCCGCCCAGACAGATACCGGCCTCGACATCGTGATGAGCGCACCAGCCGGCACCATTATCGGGCGCTGGTCTGACACCCGTTCATGGGTGAATCTGGACTATGGTATCAACGGCCTCAAAGCATCCCCCGCCGGGGGCCATATTGATATAGCGCGCGAAGGAGATGGTCCGATCCGGGTAAGGACGGATTTCACGACGGCTGAATGGAAGGCAGACACATTCACCCTGATACCAGGCTCAGCAAGTTTTTCAGGCGAGATTGACGGACCGCTGGTCAGCGGGGATGTGAGGATCAGCGGCGGGCCCTCACGCCTTGAAACCAACAACATGGTTCTGCGCAATCTGCCCCTTTCGGGCGATTTTTCCGTAGAGGCCAATCTAGAAACCCGCACAGCAGAAGTAACGGTGCCGCGCGGCTGCATCGAACTGGCGCGCCCGGCGGCCACACTGCGCAATGGCGCATTCCGCTTTACCAATGCCGCCTTCTGTCCCCCTGCTGCCGGACCGATTGTCCTGACGGCAGCGCTGGATGAGACAGGCGCGCTGGTGGCAAGAGCAGACGGTATCATCACCGCCAGCACGCTGAACACAAAGATCGGCGAAACTACAATTACAGGGCGACCGCCGCGCGCTGTCGTCAGTCTGGATATCAAAGACCGCACGGCCACCGCACGCGCAGGCCTTTATGGCGGCAGCATTGATCTCAATCAGCTTATCAACCTTTCTGCCATGAACGGGCGCGGACGGGCGGTCTATCAGGACGGCAGCATCAGCATGAGCGGCGACGTAAACACCGTCACGCTGAAAGACCTGCGCATACCGACCGCCTTCTCACCGCTTTCCTTCAGCGGAAACTTTACCGTCAGGGATGCACAGGCCAGTTTCAGCGGTGATCTGGCCATTCCGGGGGCAGACAGTTTTTCGACATTGCAAGGTGACTATGACCTGACCGCGCGTGACGGCGAAGCCCGGCTCAATTTCGGCCCGCTCACGCTGAACCCTGAGGGTTTTCAACTGACCGATGTCTTGCCAGTCCTAAAAGGTTACGTGGAAAATGCGGGCGGCAACATTTCCGGTAATGTCCAGCTGCGGCTGGCGCGTGAAGGCCTGCAGACTGGCGCAAGCGTCACCCTGGACGGCCTGACTTTCAACGGCCCTACCCGCGCCGTCACCCGCACTGGCAATCTCTCCCTCGACGCAGAGTTTGACGGGCTTTTGCCCTTGCGCACACGCGGCGTCCAGACTGCAAAAATCGGCCTGGTGGACCTTGATGCGCTGAAACTGGAAAACGGCGACATCCGGTTTTCTGCCCCAGGTGATGGCACCATGCAGGTGCTTTCCGCCGTCTGGCCCTGGTTTGGCGGCACACTGAGCATCACGGAAGCCGTGGTGCCCCTGGATGGCAGCACCATCAGCGTGCCCTTGACGGTCAGTAATATAGACATTGCCCAGTTGCTGGAATTTTTTGGCGTGAACGGCCTCTCCGGTGCCGGACGCCTTGATGGCACCCTGCCTGTGGTCATTGAAGGTGGCAGTGCGAAAATCAGCAACGGCACCTTGCGCGCCATTACGCCCGGCAAGATTGCCTATGAAAGCGTTGCCCTGCAGCGTGCCGCAGAAAACGCCGGTGCCGGCGGCAAGCTGGCCTTTGAGGCTCTGCGCTCCTTCGATTTCGACCAGCTTGTCCTGACCATCAATGGCGACCTTGCCGGGGATGTCAGCCTTGGCCTGCGCCTTGAGGGCATCACAGACCTTGAAGGCATTACCAGCCAGTCGATCGACGACACCGGCATTCATTTCAACATCAATATCAACGCCCCTCTTTCCGGCCTGATCCGGCAGCTCAATCAGCAACGCCAAAGCAAGGAAGCTATTTTCGATGACTTGGTGGGGGAAAAGGGGTTAGAATTGGAATTTGGAGATGCGGAGCGCGTGAAGCCCTGA